In Rouxiella sp. WC2420, the following proteins share a genomic window:
- the atpB gene encoding F0F1 ATP synthase subunit A: MSASGEISTPQEYIGHHLTQLQVGTGFWSINIDSMFFSVVLGVLFLVIFHRVAKNATSGVPGKLQTAVELIVGFVDGNVRDMYHGKSKVIAPLALTVFVWVFLMNLMDLLPIDLLPYIGEHVIGLPALRVVPTADVNVTLSMALGVFILILFYSIKMKGVGGFVKELTMQPFNHPVFIPINLILEGVSLLSKPVSLGLRLFGNMYAGELIFILIAGLLPWWSQWILSVPWAIFHILIITLQAFIFMVLTIVYLSMASEKH; encoded by the coding sequence ATGTCTGCATCAGGAGAAATCTCTACTCCACAAGAGTATATCGGTCACCATCTGACACAGCTTCAGGTTGGGACGGGATTCTGGTCGATTAACATCGATTCGATGTTTTTCTCCGTGGTCCTCGGGGTACTCTTTTTGGTTATTTTCCATCGCGTCGCCAAAAACGCCACTAGTGGTGTTCCCGGTAAACTGCAAACGGCTGTAGAGCTGATTGTCGGTTTTGTCGACGGCAATGTGCGTGACATGTATCACGGCAAAAGCAAAGTGATCGCGCCTCTCGCACTGACTGTGTTCGTCTGGGTGTTCTTGATGAACTTGATGGATTTGCTGCCTATCGACCTGCTGCCATACATTGGCGAGCATGTAATCGGTTTGCCAGCTCTGCGTGTTGTGCCTACCGCTGACGTAAACGTTACGTTGTCGATGGCTCTGGGCGTATTCATTTTGATTCTTTTCTATAGCATTAAGATGAAAGGCGTTGGCGGTTTCGTTAAGGAACTGACAATGCAACCCTTCAATCATCCGGTTTTCATTCCGATTAACCTGATTCTTGAAGGTGTCAGCCTGCTGTCCAAACCAGTTTCACTGGGTCTGCGACTGTTTGGCAATATGTATGCGGGTGAGTTGATCTTCATCCTTATTGCTGGCCTGCTGCCGTGGTGGTCACAGTGGATTCTAAGTGTGCCCTGGGCCATTTTCCACATCCTGATCATTACATTGCAAGCCTTTATCTTCATGGTTCTGACGATTGTCTATCTGTCGATGGCATCTGAAAAACACTGA
- the atpE gene encoding F0F1 ATP synthase subunit C, which translates to MENLSMDLLYMAAAVMMGLAAIGAAIGIGILGGKFLEGAARQPDLIPLLRTQFFIVMGLVDAIPMIAVGLGLYVMFAVA; encoded by the coding sequence ATGGAAAACCTGAGTATGGATCTGCTGTACATGGCTGCCGCTGTGATGATGGGCCTGGCGGCAATCGGTGCTGCGATCGGTATCGGCATCCTGGGTGGTAAATTCTTGGAAGGCGCTGCTCGTCAGCCTGACCTGATTCCTCTGCTGCGTACACAGTTCTTTATCGTTATGGGTCTGGTCGACGCCATCCCGATGATCGCTGTTGGTCTGGGCCTGTACGTGATGTTCGCTGTTGCCTAA
- the atpF gene encoding F0F1 ATP synthase subunit B, with amino-acid sequence MNLNATILGQAIAFVLFVWFCMKYVWPPIMAAIEKRQKEIADGLSSAEQAKKELDLAQADATDQLIKAKAEAQVIIEQANKRRTQIIEDAKTEAEQERNKIVTQAKAEIDAERQRAREELRKQVGILAIAGAEKIIERSVDEAANSDIVDKLVAEL; translated from the coding sequence GTGAATCTTAACGCAACAATCCTCGGCCAGGCTATCGCGTTCGTCCTGTTTGTCTGGTTCTGCATGAAGTACGTATGGCCGCCAATTATGGCTGCCATCGAAAAGCGTCAGAAAGAAATTGCTGACGGTTTATCTTCCGCAGAACAAGCCAAAAAAGAGCTGGATTTAGCGCAAGCCGATGCGACCGACCAACTGATTAAAGCCAAAGCGGAAGCCCAGGTGATCATTGAGCAAGCCAACAAGCGCAGAACTCAGATCATCGAAGATGCTAAAACTGAAGCTGAGCAGGAACGTAACAAAATCGTGACGCAAGCGAAGGCAGAGATCGACGCAGAACGTCAACGTGCTCGTGAAGAGTTACGTAAACAAGTCGGTATTTTGGCTATTGCTGGCGCCGAGAAAATCATCGAACGTTCCGTGGATGAAGCTGCTAACAGCGACATCGTTGATAAACTGGTCGCTGAACTGTAA
- the atpH gene encoding F0F1 ATP synthase subunit delta, giving the protein MSQFTTVARPYAKAAFDFAVEHQSLDRWQSMLAFTAEVTRDKQISELLTGAMAPEALSNVFIGVCGEQLDEAGQNLIKVMADNKRLRVLPEVLEQFIELRAALEATVEVEVISANVLSEEQQAKIAAAMEKRLSRKVKLNCKIDKSVLAGIVIRAGDMVIDGSVRSRLERLADVLQS; this is encoded by the coding sequence ATGTCACAATTTACTACGGTAGCTCGCCCCTACGCCAAAGCAGCTTTTGACTTTGCCGTTGAGCACCAAAGCTTGGATCGCTGGCAGTCAATGCTCGCGTTCACGGCTGAAGTCACACGCGATAAACAGATTTCAGAGTTGCTCACAGGTGCTATGGCACCTGAAGCGCTTTCGAATGTTTTTATCGGCGTATGTGGTGAACAACTCGACGAAGCGGGTCAGAACCTGATTAAGGTTATGGCTGACAACAAACGTTTACGCGTTCTTCCTGAAGTGCTGGAGCAGTTTATTGAACTGCGTGCAGCATTGGAGGCGACCGTTGAAGTAGAAGTTATTTCTGCCAACGTTCTGTCTGAAGAACAGCAGGCGAAAATCGCTGCTGCGATGGAAAAACGTTTGTCTCGCAAAGTTAAGCTGAATTGCAAAATTGACAAGTCTGTTCTTGCCGGGATCGTAATCCGTGCAGGTGATATGGTGATTGATGGCAGCGTTCGCAGTCGTCTAGAACGCCTGGCAGACGTCTTGCAGTCTTAA
- the atpA gene encoding F0F1 ATP synthase subunit alpha: protein MQLNSTEISELIKQRIAQFNVVSEAHNEGTIVSVSDGIIRVNGLAEVMQGEMIALPGNRYAIALNLERDSVGAVVMGPYSDLAEGMKVKCTGRILEVPVGRGLLGRVVNTLGAPIDGKGPVENDGFSPVEAIAPGVIDRQSVDEPVQTGYKSVDAMIPIGRGQRELVIGDRQTGKTALAIDAIINQRDSGIKCIYVAIGQKASTVSNVVRKLEEHGALANTIVVVATASESAALQYLAPYSGCAMGEYFRDRGEDALIVYDDLSKQAVAYRQISLLLRRPPGREAYPGDVFYLHSRLLERASRVSADYVEAFTKGEVKGKTGSLTALPIIETQAGDVSAFVPTNVISITDGQIFLESSLFNSGIRPAVNPGISVSRVGGAAQTKIMKKLSGGIRTALAQYRELAAFSQFASDLDEATRKQLNHGQKVTELLKQKQYAPMSIVAQSLILFAAERGFLEDVELSKVGSFEAALLAYADREHAELMQQINQTGAYDKEIEGKFQSILETFKATQSW from the coding sequence ATGCAACTGAATTCCACCGAAATCAGCGAACTGATCAAGCAGCGCATTGCTCAGTTCAATGTGGTGAGCGAAGCTCACAATGAAGGTACTATCGTTTCCGTCTCTGACGGGATCATCCGCGTGAACGGCCTGGCCGAAGTCATGCAAGGCGAAATGATTGCGCTGCCGGGTAACCGCTACGCTATCGCCCTGAACCTGGAGCGTGACTCTGTAGGTGCCGTAGTTATGGGCCCTTACTCAGACCTCGCCGAAGGGATGAAAGTAAAATGTACTGGTCGTATCCTTGAAGTTCCAGTAGGCCGTGGCCTGCTGGGCCGTGTGGTTAACACCCTGGGTGCACCAATTGATGGTAAAGGTCCGGTTGAAAACGACGGTTTCTCTCCTGTAGAAGCTATCGCACCGGGCGTTATCGATCGTCAATCCGTTGACGAACCTGTTCAGACTGGCTACAAGTCAGTCGATGCCATGATCCCAATCGGTCGTGGTCAGCGTGAACTGGTAATCGGTGACCGTCAAACCGGTAAAACTGCTCTGGCTATTGATGCGATCATCAACCAGCGCGATTCCGGTATCAAATGTATTTACGTCGCTATCGGTCAGAAAGCTTCCACCGTTTCCAACGTGGTTCGCAAACTGGAAGAGCACGGCGCACTGGCCAACACCATTGTTGTTGTTGCTACCGCATCTGAATCAGCTGCGCTGCAATACCTGGCACCATACTCTGGTTGCGCGATGGGTGAATACTTCCGTGACCGCGGTGAAGATGCACTGATCGTATACGATGACCTGTCTAAACAGGCTGTTGCATACCGTCAGATCTCGCTGCTGTTGCGTCGTCCGCCAGGTCGTGAAGCTTATCCAGGTGACGTGTTCTACCTCCACTCCCGTTTGCTGGAGCGTGCATCTCGCGTTAGCGCTGATTACGTTGAAGCATTCACCAAGGGTGAAGTGAAAGGTAAAACCGGCTCTCTGACTGCACTGCCGATTATCGAAACGCAAGCTGGTGACGTTTCCGCGTTCGTTCCGACCAACGTAATCTCGATTACCGATGGTCAGATCTTCCTGGAATCAAGCCTGTTTAACTCCGGTATTCGTCCAGCGGTTAACCCGGGTATCTCCGTATCCCGTGTTGGTGGCGCTGCACAGACCAAGATCATGAAAAAACTGTCCGGTGGTATCCGTACCGCTCTGGCACAATATCGTGAACTGGCTGCGTTCTCACAGTTTGCATCCGACTTGGATGAAGCGACCCGTAAACAGTTGAACCACGGTCAGAAAGTGACCGAGCTGCTGAAACAGAAACAGTACGCACCGATGTCAATCGTTGCACAGTCACTGATTCTGTTCGCTGCAGAACGTGGTTTCCTGGAAGACGTCGAGCTGTCTAAAGTGGGTAGCTTCGAGGCTGCGCTGTTGGCTTATGCTGACCGCGAGCACGCTGAGCTTATGCAACAAATCAACCAAACTGGTGCGTACGACAAGGAAATCGAGGGTAAATTCCAATCTATCCTTGAGACCTTCAAAGCAACCCAGTCCTGGTAA
- the atpG gene encoding F0F1 ATP synthase subunit gamma, translated as MAGGKEIRSKIGSVQNTQKITKAMEMVAASKMRKTQERMAASRPYADTIRKVIGHLAQGNLEYKHPYLDERKIKRVGYLVVSTDRGLCGGLNTNLFKKLLTEAKGWAEQGVEVDLALIGSKAASFFGSVGGNVVAQVTGMGDNPSLSELIGPVAVMLQAYDEGRLDKLCIVSNKFVNTMSQEPRIVQLLPLPPAEENGGLANKSWDYLYEPDPKALLDVLLRRYVESQVYQGVVENLASEQAARMVAMKAATDNGGSLIKELQLVYNKARQASITQELTEIVGGASAV; from the coding sequence ATGGCCGGCGGAAAAGAGATACGTAGTAAGATCGGCAGCGTGCAAAACACGCAAAAGATCACTAAAGCGATGGAAATGGTCGCCGCCTCCAAAATGCGTAAAACGCAGGAACGCATGGCGGCCAGCCGTCCTTATGCAGACACCATTCGCAAAGTGATTGGTCACCTTGCGCAAGGTAATCTGGAATACAAGCACCCATACCTGGACGAGCGTAAAATCAAGCGCGTTGGGTATTTGGTCGTGTCTACCGATCGCGGTCTTTGTGGCGGCTTGAACACTAACTTGTTCAAGAAACTGCTGACAGAAGCGAAAGGCTGGGCTGAGCAGGGCGTCGAGGTTGACTTGGCTCTGATCGGTTCTAAAGCTGCATCTTTCTTCGGTTCCGTGGGTGGCAACGTCGTTGCCCAGGTTACTGGCATGGGGGATAACCCTTCTCTGTCAGAACTGATCGGTCCGGTAGCAGTGATGCTGCAAGCCTACGATGAAGGTCGTTTAGACAAGCTGTGCATTGTTAGCAACAAATTCGTCAATACCATGTCTCAGGAACCAAGAATCGTGCAGCTGCTGCCACTTCCGCCTGCGGAAGAAAACGGCGGGCTGGCGAACAAGTCCTGGGATTACCTGTATGAGCCAGACCCTAAAGCGCTGCTGGATGTCCTCCTGCGTCGCTACGTAGAGTCTCAGGTTTATCAGGGCGTCGTAGAAAACCTGGCCAGCGAACAGGCCGCGCGAATGGTAGCGATGAAAGCCGCCACCGATAACGGCGGCAGCCTGATCAAAGAGCTGCAGTTGGTATACAACAAAGCTCGTCAGGCCAGCATCACTCAGGAACTCACCGAGATCGTCGGGGGAGCCTCCGCGGTTTAA
- the atpD gene encoding F0F1 ATP synthase subunit beta has translation MATGKIIQVIGAVVDVEFPQDAVPKVYTALEVENGTSKLVLEVQQQIGGGVVRCIAMGTSDGLRRGLKVNDLQHPIEVPVGTATLGRIMNVLGEPIDMKGEIGEEERRGIHRAAPSYEELANSQELLETGIKVMDLMCPFAKGGKVGLFGGAGVGKTVNMMELIRNIAAEHSGFSVFAGVGERTREGNDFYHEMTDSNVIDKVALVYGQMNEPPGNRLRVALTGLTMAEKFRDEGRDVLLFIDNIYRYTLAGTEVSALLGRMPSAVGYQPTLAEEMGALQERITSTKDGSITSVQAVYVPADDLTDPSPATTFAHLDATVVLSRQIASLGIYPAVDPLDSTSRQLDPLVVGQEHYDVARGVQSVLQRYKELKDIIAILGMDELAEEDKLVVSRARKIERFLSQPFFVAEVFTGAPGKFVPLKDTIRGFKGIIEGDYDHLPEQAFYMVGPIEEAVEKAKKL, from the coding sequence ATGGCTACTGGAAAGATTATCCAGGTAATCGGCGCCGTGGTGGACGTCGAGTTCCCTCAAGATGCAGTACCTAAAGTGTACACTGCTCTTGAGGTAGAAAACGGTACCTCCAAGCTGGTGCTCGAAGTTCAGCAACAGATCGGCGGTGGCGTTGTTCGCTGTATCGCAATGGGTACATCAGATGGCCTGCGTCGCGGTCTGAAAGTGAACGACCTGCAACACCCAATCGAAGTACCGGTAGGTACTGCGACTCTGGGTCGCATCATGAACGTATTGGGTGAACCAATCGACATGAAAGGTGAAATCGGCGAAGAAGAACGTCGTGGTATTCACCGTGCTGCTCCTTCTTACGAAGAGCTGGCAAACTCCCAGGAACTGCTGGAAACCGGTATCAAGGTAATGGACCTGATGTGTCCGTTCGCCAAGGGCGGTAAAGTCGGCCTGTTCGGCGGTGCTGGTGTTGGTAAAACTGTAAACATGATGGAGCTTATCCGTAACATCGCGGCCGAGCACTCAGGTTTCTCTGTGTTTGCAGGCGTGGGTGAGCGTACTCGTGAGGGTAACGACTTCTACCACGAGATGACTGACTCCAACGTTATCGACAAAGTTGCACTGGTTTACGGTCAGATGAACGAGCCACCGGGTAACCGTCTGCGCGTAGCACTGACTGGCCTGACCATGGCGGAGAAATTCCGTGATGAAGGCCGTGACGTTCTGCTGTTCATCGATAACATTTACCGTTACACCCTGGCGGGTACCGAAGTGTCTGCACTTCTGGGTCGTATGCCATCTGCGGTAGGTTATCAGCCAACGCTGGCGGAAGAGATGGGTGCTCTGCAAGAGCGTATCACCTCTACCAAAGACGGTTCAATCACCTCTGTTCAGGCCGTTTACGTTCCTGCGGATGACTTGACTGACCCATCTCCGGCAACCACCTTCGCCCACTTGGATGCGACCGTGGTACTGAGCCGTCAGATCGCCTCTCTGGGTATCTACCCAGCGGTAGATCCACTTGACTCAACCAGCCGTCAGCTTGATCCGCTGGTAGTAGGTCAAGAGCACTATGACGTGGCTCGTGGCGTGCAGTCTGTTCTGCAGCGTTACAAGGAACTGAAAGATATTATCGCGATCCTGGGTATGGACGAGCTGGCTGAAGAAGACAAGCTGGTTGTATCCCGTGCGCGTAAAATCGAACGTTTCCTGTCTCAGCCATTCTTCGTTGCTGAAGTATTTACCGGCGCTCCAGGCAAATTCGTACCGCTGAAAGATACCATTCGTGGTTTCAAAGGCATCATCGAAGGCGACTACGACCACCTGCCAGAACAAGCGTTCTACATGGTTGGTCCGATCGAAGAAGCTGTGGAAAAAGCCAAAAAACTGTAA
- a CDS encoding F0F1 ATP synthase subunit epsilon, with product MAEKAYHLDVVSAEKRMYSGLVQKIQVTGSEGELGIFPGHAPLLTAIKPGMVRIVKEHGEEEYIYLSGGILEVQPNATTVLADTAIRGVDLDEARALEAKRKAEEHINGSNGDVDYARASAELAKALAKLRVIELTRKAGY from the coding sequence ATGGCTGAAAAAGCTTACCATCTGGATGTTGTCAGCGCGGAAAAGAGAATGTATTCCGGCCTGGTGCAGAAAATCCAGGTGACGGGTAGCGAAGGTGAGCTGGGTATTTTCCCTGGTCACGCCCCGCTGCTCACCGCCATCAAGCCTGGCATGGTGCGCATTGTTAAAGAACACGGCGAAGAAGAGTATATCTATCTCTCCGGCGGCATCCTTGAGGTGCAACCGAACGCAACTACCGTGTTGGCTGACACTGCAATCCGTGGAGTAGACCTCGACGAAGCGCGCGCGCTTGAAGCTAAGCGTAAAGCGGAAGAACATATCAATGGTTCTAACGGCGACGTCGACTATGCTCGGGCGTCTGCAGAACTGGCCAAAGCGCTCGCGAAACTTCGCGTGATCGAATTGACCAGGAAAGCGGGTTACTGA
- the glmU gene encoding bifunctional UDP-N-acetylglucosamine diphosphorylase/glucosamine-1-phosphate N-acetyltransferase GlmU has translation MSNSALSVVVLAAGKGTRMYSNLPKVLHPLAGKAMVQHVIDAATRMGASNVHLVYGHGGDLLKQNLATSCLNWVLQAEQLGTGHAMQQAAPHFADDEDVLMLYGDVPLISVETLQKLLSAKPQGGIGLLTVKLDDPAGYGRIVRENGEVVGIIEQKDASAEQLKINEINTGILVANGASFKRWLSKLSNNNAQGEYYITDIIAMAHAEGHKIATVHPARLSEVEGVNNRLQLSRLERVYQQEQAERLLLAGVMLMDPSRFDLRGELSHGIDVSIDVNVIIEGKVKLGNRVTIGAGCVLKDCTIGDDCVISPYSVFEGAIVQADCTVGPFARLRPGAELGQAAHVGNFVEIKKARLGTGTKAGHLSYLGDAVIGDNVNIGAGTITCNYDGVNKWQTTIGDNVFVGSDTQLVAPVNVGNNVSIAAGTTVVRDVPDGGLVISRVTQVHKPNWKHPSKR, from the coding sequence ATGTCTAACAGCGCATTAAGTGTCGTGGTCCTCGCCGCAGGCAAGGGCACACGCATGTATTCCAATCTTCCCAAAGTACTGCATCCGCTTGCCGGAAAAGCGATGGTTCAGCATGTTATTGATGCTGCCACTCGTATGGGGGCAAGCAATGTGCATCTGGTTTATGGCCATGGTGGAGACCTGCTTAAGCAGAATCTGGCCACCAGCTGTTTAAACTGGGTGTTGCAGGCTGAGCAATTGGGTACCGGACACGCAATGCAGCAGGCTGCGCCTCACTTTGCTGATGACGAAGATGTGTTAATGCTTTACGGCGATGTACCGCTGATTTCCGTTGAGACTTTGCAAAAGCTGCTGTCTGCCAAGCCACAGGGTGGAATTGGTTTGCTAACCGTCAAGCTGGACGATCCTGCCGGTTATGGCCGCATTGTCCGTGAAAACGGTGAGGTAGTCGGCATTATCGAGCAGAAAGATGCCTCGGCCGAGCAGCTGAAAATCAATGAGATTAATACCGGTATACTCGTCGCCAACGGTGCATCGTTCAAGCGCTGGCTGAGCAAGCTTTCAAACAATAATGCGCAGGGTGAATATTACATCACCGATATCATTGCGATGGCGCATGCAGAAGGCCATAAGATTGCCACCGTGCATCCCGCGCGCCTTAGCGAAGTTGAAGGTGTGAACAACCGCCTGCAACTTTCTCGTCTTGAGCGTGTTTATCAACAGGAGCAAGCCGAACGTTTGCTGCTGGCGGGCGTAATGCTGATGGACCCCTCTCGTTTCGATTTACGCGGTGAACTGTCGCACGGCATTGACGTTAGCATCGACGTAAACGTAATTATTGAAGGCAAGGTCAAGCTGGGTAATCGTGTCACTATCGGCGCAGGCTGCGTGCTGAAAGACTGCACCATCGGCGATGACTGTGTGATCAGTCCTTACAGCGTGTTCGAGGGGGCTATCGTGCAGGCAGATTGTACTGTTGGTCCGTTTGCTCGTCTGCGCCCTGGCGCCGAGCTGGGTCAGGCAGCGCACGTCGGCAACTTTGTTGAAATCAAGAAAGCGCGTCTCGGAACTGGCACCAAAGCCGGACACCTCAGCTATCTTGGCGATGCGGTGATCGGCGATAACGTTAATATTGGTGCAGGTACGATCACCTGTAACTATGATGGCGTGAATAAATGGCAAACGACGATTGGCGATAACGTCTTTGTCGGCTCGGATACTCAGCTGGTGGCTCCGGTTAACGTCGGTAACAATGTGAGTATTGCTGCCGGAACCACGGTCGTTCGCGATGTTCCAGACGGCGGCCTGGTGATAAGCCGCGTGACTCAGGTGCATAAGCCAAATTGGAAGCATCCGTCCAAACGATAA
- the glmS gene encoding glutamine--fructose-6-phosphate transaminase (isomerizing) produces MCGIVGAVAQRDIAEILLEGLRRLEYRGYDSAGLAVVDNEGHMGRLRRVGKVQKLADALEAHPLHGGTGIAHTRWATHGEPSEVNAHPHVSDYIAVVHNGIIENFEPLRVLLIERGYRFESQTDTEVIAHLVHWELLQGGTLLEAVLRVIPQLRGAYGTVVMDKRDPSVLVAARSGSPLVIGRGVGENFIASDQLALLPVTRRFMFLEEGDVAEVKRREVNVFDKTGKPVERPEIESQVQYDAGDKGAYRHYMQKEIYEQPQAIKNTLEGRFSHGQIDLSELGADADAMLAKVQHVQIIACGTSYHSGMVARYWFEALAGVPCDVEIASEFRYRKSAVRPGSLIITLSQSGETADTLAALRLSKELGFLGSLAVCNVAGSSLVRESDLALMTKAGTEIGVASTKAFTTQLTVLLMLVARVGRLKGMSEQVEHDIVHGLQALPARIEQMLSLDKTIEALAEGFSDKHHALFLGRGDQYPIAMEGALKLKEISYIHAEAYAAGELKHGPLALIDADMPVIVVAPNNELLEKLKSNIEEVRARGGQLYVFADQDAGFTDSDGMKVIQLPHVEQIVAPIFYTVPLQLLSYHVALIKGTDVDQPRNLAKSVTVE; encoded by the coding sequence ATGTGTGGAATTGTTGGCGCAGTAGCGCAACGCGATATAGCTGAAATTCTGTTGGAAGGATTACGCCGTCTGGAATACCGCGGCTATGACTCTGCTGGTTTGGCAGTAGTGGATAACGAAGGTCACATGGGCCGCTTGCGCCGTGTTGGTAAAGTGCAGAAGCTGGCTGATGCGCTGGAAGCTCATCCACTGCACGGTGGTACCGGTATTGCTCACACCCGTTGGGCGACTCACGGAGAACCATCTGAAGTTAATGCTCATCCGCACGTGTCTGATTACATTGCGGTTGTGCATAACGGCATTATCGAAAACTTCGAACCGCTGCGAGTATTGCTGATCGAGCGCGGATATCGCTTCGAGTCGCAAACTGATACCGAAGTTATCGCTCATCTGGTGCACTGGGAGCTGCTGCAAGGTGGTACTTTGCTGGAAGCGGTACTTCGCGTCATTCCTCAACTACGTGGCGCTTACGGCACTGTGGTGATGGACAAACGCGATCCTTCCGTGCTGGTGGCTGCGCGATCTGGTAGCCCACTGGTCATTGGTCGTGGTGTTGGTGAAAACTTTATTGCCTCCGATCAGCTGGCCTTGCTGCCTGTAACACGTCGTTTTATGTTCCTTGAAGAAGGCGACGTTGCAGAAGTAAAACGCCGTGAAGTTAACGTGTTTGATAAAACCGGCAAGCCGGTCGAGCGTCCTGAAATCGAATCTCAAGTACAGTATGACGCCGGTGATAAAGGCGCGTACCGTCATTACATGCAAAAAGAGATCTACGAACAGCCTCAGGCGATTAAAAATACCCTTGAAGGGCGTTTCAGCCACGGTCAAATTGATCTCAGCGAGCTGGGAGCCGATGCAGACGCGATGCTGGCTAAAGTTCAACACGTACAGATCATTGCCTGCGGCACCTCATATCACTCAGGTATGGTGGCGCGTTATTGGTTTGAAGCGCTGGCCGGTGTGCCGTGCGACGTAGAAATTGCTTCTGAATTCCGCTATCGCAAATCTGCCGTTCGTCCTGGCAGCCTGATCATCACTCTGTCTCAGTCCGGTGAAACCGCCGATACGTTAGCTGCACTGCGTCTTTCTAAAGAGCTGGGCTTCCTGGGCTCCCTTGCCGTTTGTAACGTAGCCGGCTCCTCTTTGGTGCGTGAATCTGACCTGGCGCTGATGACCAAAGCGGGAACTGAGATCGGTGTAGCGTCTACCAAGGCATTTACGACTCAGTTAACCGTTCTGCTGATGCTGGTGGCGCGCGTTGGCCGTTTGAAAGGCATGAGCGAGCAGGTTGAACACGATATCGTTCATGGCCTGCAGGCGTTGCCTGCGCGCATCGAGCAGATGCTGTCACTGGATAAAACCATCGAAGCGCTGGCTGAAGGCTTCTCCGACAAACATCACGCACTGTTCCTGGGTCGCGGCGATCAGTACCCGATCGCGATGGAAGGGGCGCTGAAGCTGAAAGAAATTTCGTATATTCACGCTGAAGCCTATGCTGCCGGTGAGTTAAAACATGGCCCATTAGCGTTGATTGACGCCGATATGCCGGTAATTGTTGTTGCTCCAAACAACGAGCTGCTGGAAAAACTGAAATCCAACATTGAAGAAGTACGTGCTCGCGGCGGTCAGCTTTACGTCTTCGCCGATCAGGACGCAGGCTTTACAGATAGTGACGGCATGAAAGTTATTCAGCTGCCACACGTCGAGCAAATTGTTGCGCCAATCTTCTACACCGTGCCGTTACAGCTGTTGTCTTACCACGTCGCGTTAATCAAAGGCACCGATGTCGATCAGCCTCGTAACCTGGCGAAATCGGTAACCGTGGAATAA